In Vagococcus luciliae, one genomic interval encodes:
- a CDS encoding ABC transporter ATP-binding protein, whose product MSEENYVIEMRNITKQFGDFKANDNINLQIRKGEIHALLGENGAGKSTLMNVLSGLLQPTSGQIYMDGQPVTIANPTDAKRLGIGMVHQHFMLVDAFTVTENIILGDEPTKSGVLDKKKSVEDLKRISEQYGMEVNPDALISDISVGMQQRVEILKTLYRGANILIFDEPTAVLTPQEIDELIITMKELVKEGKSIIIITHKLDEIKKVADRCTVIRRGKSIETVNVKDVSSQQLADLMVGRSVSFKTEKEVADPKEVVLSVQDLHVKDNRGLEAIKGLDLDVRAGEVVGIAGIDGNGQTELIQAITGLKKIESGKVKLRDKDITNLKPRQITESSVGHVPEDRHKYGLVLDMTLSENIALQTYYHEPFSKNGVLNYGYMDSYARKLIEEYDVRTTSEHAQAKSLSGGNQQKAIIAREMDRDPELLIVSQPTRGLDVGAIEYIHKRLINHRDKGNAVLVVSFELEEILNVSDRIAVIHAGQIVGIVDPKETTENELGLLMAGYTLEEARRELGTEAGVTNE is encoded by the coding sequence ATGAGTGAGGAAAACTATGTCATAGAAATGCGGAATATCACAAAACAATTTGGTGATTTCAAAGCAAATGACAACATCAATCTCCAAATTAGAAAAGGTGAAATCCATGCGTTGCTAGGTGAGAATGGGGCAGGTAAATCAACATTGATGAATGTCTTGTCAGGATTATTACAGCCGACAAGCGGACAAATCTATATGGATGGTCAGCCAGTAACAATTGCTAACCCAACTGATGCCAAACGATTAGGAATCGGAATGGTCCATCAACATTTTATGTTGGTTGATGCGTTTACAGTAACCGAAAATATTATTTTAGGTGATGAACCAACAAAGTCAGGTGTGTTAGATAAGAAAAAATCAGTGGAAGATTTAAAACGAATTTCAGAGCAATATGGAATGGAAGTTAACCCAGATGCTTTAATTAGTGATATTTCTGTTGGGATGCAACAACGTGTTGAAATTTTAAAAACATTGTATCGTGGCGCGAATATTTTAATTTTTGATGAGCCGACAGCGGTATTAACACCTCAAGAAATTGATGAGTTGATTATAACCATGAAGGAATTAGTAAAAGAAGGTAAATCAATCATTATTATTACGCACAAGTTAGATGAAATTAAAAAAGTGGCGGATAGATGTACGGTTATTCGTCGTGGTAAGAGTATCGAAACAGTTAACGTAAAAGACGTTAGTTCACAACAATTAGCAGATTTAATGGTGGGACGTTCTGTATCGTTTAAAACAGAAAAAGAAGTAGCTGATCCGAAAGAAGTGGTTTTATCTGTACAAGACTTGCATGTAAAAGACAATCGTGGACTTGAAGCCATTAAAGGACTTGATTTAGATGTTAGGGCTGGAGAAGTTGTTGGGATTGCAGGAATTGATGGCAATGGTCAAACAGAGTTAATTCAAGCTATTACAGGTCTTAAAAAAATAGAATCAGGTAAAGTGAAGTTACGTGACAAAGATATCACGAATTTGAAACCTCGCCAGATTACAGAATCAAGCGTGGGACATGTCCCTGAAGATAGACATAAATATGGCTTAGTTTTAGATATGACGTTATCTGAAAATATTGCCTTACAAACTTATTATCACGAACCATTTAGTAAGAATGGTGTATTGAATTATGGTTACATGGATTCTTATGCGAGAAAATTAATTGAAGAATATGATGTTCGAACAACGAGTGAGCATGCGCAAGCTAAATCACTATCAGGTGGTAACCAACAAAAAGCCATCATTGCTCGTGAGATGGATAGAGACCCTGAGTTATTAATCGTATCTCAACCAACTCGTGGATTAGATGTTGGGGCGATTGAATATATTCATAAACGTCTGATTAACCATCGTGACAAAGGAAATGCTGTTTTAGTCGTTAGTTTTGAATTAGAAGAAATTTTAAATGTATCAGATCGTATTGCGGTTATCCACGCTGGTCAAATCGTTGGGATTGTAGATCCAAAAGAAACAACGGAAAATGAATTAGGATTATTAATGGCTGGATATACGTTGGAAGAGGCACGACGAGAATTAGGGACAGAGGCAGGTGTAACTAATGAGTAA
- a CDS encoding BMP family lipoprotein codes for MKKSTKIGAGLLVMGLAVTLTACGGNKAGNVGGKSTSGEKPDQTVHTAAIVTDVGGVDDKSFNQGAWEGLKEWGEANKLEKGANGYDYFQSTDASQYTTNIDQAVASKFETIFGIGYLLTDAISAAADQNKDTQFGIVDSVIEGKDNVVSLTFKDNEAAYLAGIAAAYSTKSDKVGFIGGEEGAVIDRFEAGFVKGVEDGAKELDKKIKVDVQYAASFGDPAKGKALAANMYQNGIDIIYHASGGTGAGVFQEAKDLNEKQPADKRVWVIGVDRDQEEDGNYKDKDGKEENFTLTSSIKGVGTAVKDVTEKAQKGEFPGGDILVYGLKEGGVDLSKGHLDEKALEAVEKARKEVIDGKVEVPEAPSKK; via the coding sequence ATGAAAAAATCAACAAAAATTGGTGCAGGACTATTAGTTATGGGATTAGCAGTGACATTAACAGCTTGTGGGGGTAATAAAGCTGGTAATGTTGGTGGAAAATCAACTTCAGGTGAAAAACCAGATCAAACAGTTCATACGGCTGCAATTGTTACTGACGTTGGTGGTGTCGATGATAAATCGTTTAACCAAGGTGCATGGGAAGGTTTGAAAGAATGGGGAGAAGCTAACAAGCTTGAAAAAGGAGCTAATGGATATGATTATTTCCAATCAACAGATGCTTCTCAATATACAACAAATATTGATCAAGCTGTCGCAAGTAAATTTGAAACAATTTTTGGGATTGGTTACTTATTAACAGATGCCATCTCAGCAGCAGCAGATCAAAATAAAGATACACAATTTGGTATTGTAGACTCCGTTATTGAAGGAAAAGACAACGTGGTATCTTTAACATTTAAAGATAACGAAGCAGCTTATTTAGCAGGTATTGCAGCAGCTTATTCTACAAAATCTGATAAAGTTGGATTTATCGGAGGAGAAGAAGGAGCAGTTATTGACCGTTTTGAAGCAGGATTTGTCAAAGGGGTTGAAGATGGAGCAAAAGAATTAGATAAAAAAATTAAAGTTGATGTACAATATGCAGCATCATTTGGAGATCCAGCTAAAGGGAAAGCACTAGCTGCAAATATGTATCAAAATGGTATTGATATTATCTATCATGCTTCAGGTGGAACTGGTGCTGGTGTATTCCAAGAAGCAAAAGATTTAAATGAAAAACAACCTGCAGACAAACGCGTTTGGGTTATTGGTGTCGATAGAGATCAAGAAGAAGATGGTAACTACAAAGATAAAGATGGTAAAGAAGAAAACTTCACATTAACATCAAGTATTAAGGGTGTAGGAACTGCTGTTAAAGACGTAACTGAAAAAGCTCAAAAAGGTGAATTCCCTGGTGGAGACATATTAGTATATGGTCTTAAAGAAGGCGGAGTTGATTTATCTAAAGGGCATTTAGACGAAAAAGCACTTGAAGCAGTAGAAAAAGCTCGTAAAGAAGTTATTGATGGGAAAGTAGAAGTACCAGAAGCACCAAGTAAAAAATAA
- a CDS encoding cytidine deaminase — translation MMTVDKSWIDHAKHAYQQAYVPYSEFPVGAALVTKSGKVYEGCNIENASFGLTNCAERTAIFKAISEGEKEFEHLVVIGNTKEPISPCGACRQVLVEFCKPDMPITLCNLNGDTKETTMQELLPYSFVEVEK, via the coding sequence ATTATGACAGTAGATAAAAGTTGGATTGACCATGCAAAACATGCGTATCAACAAGCGTATGTTCCTTATTCTGAATTTCCTGTAGGAGCAGCTCTTGTGACTAAATCAGGAAAAGTGTATGAAGGTTGTAATATTGAAAATGCATCATTTGGGTTAACCAATTGTGCAGAAAGAACAGCCATTTTTAAAGCTATCTCAGAAGGTGAAAAAGAATTTGAGCATTTAGTGGTTATTGGTAATACTAAAGAACCAATTTCTCCTTGTGGGGCATGTAGACAAGTTTTAGTCGAATTTTGTAAGCCAGATATGCCAATTACATTATGTAATTTAAATGGTGATACAAAAGAAACAACAATGCAAGAGCTACTTCCTTATTCGTTTGTCGAAGTAGAAAAATAA
- a CDS encoding pyrimidine-nucleoside phosphorylase — MRMVDLIKKKRDGLPLSKDEIEFIINGYTTGDVTDYQMSALLMAIYFNDMIDEEITWMTTAMSQSGDMIDLSAINGIKVDKHSTGGVGDTTTLVLAPLVASVGAKVAKMSGRGLGHTGGTIDKLEAIPGFKVELENDEFIKFVNESNVAVTGQSGDLAPADKKIYALRDVTATVDSIPLIASSIMSKKIASGADAIVLDVTTGDGAFMKSLEDAERLAHTMVRIGHLANRQTMAIISDMSQPLGNAIGNANEIKEAIDALKGNGPEDLMQMVYTLGSQMVVLAEKADTLEEARQLLEDSVASGKAADKFKEMIRNQGGDDSVVDFPEKLPQANYNIEVPAKKSGIISKIVADQIGVAAMLLGAGRRTKEESIDYAVGLILNKKVGETVFEGESLVTIQSNRENVEDVLKVIYDNIEIGEVGEEPVLIHKIITE, encoded by the coding sequence ATGAGAATGGTAGATTTAATTAAGAAAAAAAGAGACGGTTTACCTTTATCAAAAGATGAAATTGAATTCATTATCAATGGATATACTACTGGTGATGTAACGGATTATCAAATGAGTGCATTATTAATGGCAATATATTTTAATGATATGATAGATGAAGAAATTACATGGATGACAACAGCAATGAGTCAATCTGGTGATATGATTGATTTATCAGCAATAAATGGTATTAAAGTAGATAAACACTCGACAGGTGGTGTAGGAGATACAACCACTTTAGTATTAGCTCCTCTTGTTGCATCAGTAGGAGCAAAAGTGGCTAAGATGAGTGGCCGTGGATTAGGACACACAGGTGGAACAATTGATAAACTAGAGGCTATCCCTGGATTTAAAGTAGAATTAGAAAATGACGAATTTATTAAATTTGTCAATGAAAGTAATGTAGCAGTCACTGGTCAATCAGGTGATTTAGCACCAGCAGATAAAAAAATTTATGCATTACGTGATGTAACGGCAACAGTAGACTCTATCCCATTGATTGCTAGTTCTATTATGAGTAAAAAAATTGCATCTGGAGCGGATGCAATCGTTTTAGATGTAACAACTGGTGATGGTGCATTTATGAAGAGTTTAGAAGATGCGGAAAGGTTAGCTCATACAATGGTAAGGATTGGTCATTTAGCAAATCGACAAACAATGGCTATTATTTCGGATATGTCACAACCATTAGGAAACGCAATTGGGAACGCTAACGAAATCAAAGAAGCAATTGATGCTTTGAAAGGTAATGGACCAGAAGATTTGATGCAAATGGTCTATACACTTGGAAGCCAAATGGTAGTGTTAGCTGAAAAGGCTGATACCCTTGAAGAAGCAAGACAGTTGTTAGAGGATAGTGTAGCTAGTGGAAAAGCAGCCGATAAATTTAAGGAAATGATTCGCAATCAAGGTGGAGATGATTCGGTTGTCGATTTTCCTGAAAAATTACCTCAAGCGAATTATAACATCGAAGTTCCAGCTAAAAAATCTGGTATTATTTCTAAGATAGTAGCTGATCAAATAGGTGTTGCAGCGATGCTTTTAGGGGCTGGTAGAAGAACAAAAGAAGAAAGCATAGATTATGCAGTTGGGTTGATTTTAAATAAAAAAGTAGGCGAAACAGTATTTGAAGGAGAATCTTTAGTGACGATTCAATCAAATCGAGAAAATGTAGAAGATGTCTTAAAAGTTATTTATGATAACATTGAGATTGGGGAAGTAGGAGAAGAACCTGTCTTAATTCATAAAATTATAACCGAATAA
- a CDS encoding LacI family DNA-binding transcriptional regulator produces the protein MKITIKEIAAISGVSTTTVSQILNNKGQRFSEETRKRVLKAVCEYDYNPDYFAKNMVHRESKTVGMIVPDVTDLFFSKVIEGVEAYFNKKDYMILLCNSRHSADKEKDYIKQLQNRSVAGILLASPNSLKLESDLKGSPYILIDRGLNTRAEGNLLVKEYSGVYQAIQHLIDNGHTQIGMLTNESGYYEMTERFEAYYQCMKDNGIKYDPTFLADGPVTIEGGYLAAKELLEKRIITALCCGNDQMAIGTYRAAYELGLSIPNDLSVVGFDDLEISSFLNPPLTTVNQPAFDIGYTAAQYLLQEIEQPNKVVPNKTFETTFIERGSTINIDK, from the coding sequence ATGAAAATAACCATTAAAGAAATTGCTGCTATCTCTGGTGTTTCTACTACAACTGTTTCTCAAATATTAAATAATAAAGGACAGCGATTTAGTGAGGAAACGCGTAAAAGAGTTTTGAAAGCGGTTTGCGAATACGATTACAATCCAGATTATTTTGCTAAGAATATGGTTCATAGAGAATCTAAAACAGTTGGGATGATTGTTCCAGATGTGACAGATTTATTTTTCTCAAAGGTGATTGAAGGTGTTGAAGCATATTTTAATAAAAAAGATTATATGATTTTATTATGTAATTCCAGACATTCAGCAGATAAAGAAAAAGATTATATAAAACAATTACAAAATAGATCAGTTGCTGGTATCTTATTAGCAAGTCCAAATTCGTTAAAGTTAGAGAGTGATTTAAAGGGAAGTCCATATATTTTAATTGATCGAGGACTTAATACAAGAGCTGAAGGAAATTTATTAGTAAAAGAGTATAGTGGTGTTTACCAAGCCATTCAACATTTGATTGATAATGGTCACACTCAAATAGGTATGTTAACTAATGAGTCGGGATATTATGAAATGACTGAACGTTTTGAAGCCTATTACCAATGTATGAAAGATAATGGGATAAAGTATGATCCAACTTTTTTAGCAGATGGACCAGTTACAATTGAAGGTGGCTATCTCGCGGCAAAAGAGCTACTTGAAAAAAGAATAATAACAGCATTATGTTGTGGGAATGACCAAATGGCTATCGGAACATACCGTGCAGCTTACGAACTAGGATTATCGATACCAAATGATTTATCTGTTGTGGGTTTTGATGACTTAGAGATTTCGTCTTTTCTAAATCCACCATTAACAACAGTTAATCAACCAGCTTTTGATATAGGGTATACAGCAGCGCAGTATTTATTGCAAGAAATAGAACAACCAAATAAAGTCGTTCCTAACAAAACGTTCGAAACTACGTTTATTGAACGAGGGAGTACAATAAATATTGACAAATAA
- a CDS encoding IS1182 family transposase, whose protein sequence is MSKRNQIGFYSLEDLVPQEHLLRDIDKYIDFSFIYQLVEDKYDQSNGRPSLDPVMLIKLPLIQYLYGIKSMRQTIKEVEVNMAYRWFLGLDIQDSIPHFSTFGKNYSRRFKGTDIFEQIFYGILAQCIEAHLVDTSEIFIDRTHIKAHANNKKYESKEITEDTLFYVKSLQKEIEIDREKQLKKPLKRKEESEENRKVKKISKIDADSGWFHKGEHKQVFAYATQVACDKNGCVGYTIHPGNQHDSRTFISIYNKLKSHFTLDKLVMDAGYKTPGIVHLLFQDNLTPVFPYKRPMTKKGFFKKYDYVYDEYYNQYICPNMKTLAYTTTNRDGYREYKSNSYDCMTCSLINKCTQSKDKRKQVQRHLWEDDMVRCENIRHSLGMTSIYNNRKQTIERLFGTAKEFHGLRYTNLIGKEKMHMKIGLTFACLSIKKLAKMLKSRDLEGSIFLSIFNYLPKLIIEYKKDKPITLNE, encoded by the coding sequence ATGAGTAAACGTAATCAAATAGGTTTTTATTCATTAGAAGACTTAGTTCCACAGGAACATCTTTTAAGAGATATAGATAAATACATCGATTTTAGTTTTATTTATCAGCTTGTTGAGGATAAATATGATCAGTCTAATGGACGCCCTAGTTTAGACCCAGTTATGTTAATCAAACTCCCTTTGATTCAATACTTATACGGAATTAAGAGTATGAGACAAACGATTAAAGAAGTCGAAGTTAATATGGCTTACAGATGGTTTTTAGGTCTAGATATCCAAGACTCAATCCCTCACTTTTCAACTTTTGGTAAAAATTACTCAAGAAGATTTAAAGGAACAGATATCTTCGAACAAATTTTTTATGGTATTTTAGCGCAGTGTATAGAAGCTCATTTAGTTGATACGTCTGAGATATTTATTGATAGAACTCATATCAAAGCACATGCAAATAATAAAAAGTATGAAAGTAAAGAAATAACTGAAGACACATTATTTTATGTCAAATCACTTCAAAAAGAAATTGAAATAGATAGAGAAAAACAATTAAAAAAGCCCTTAAAAAGAAAAGAAGAGAGCGAAGAAAATAGAAAGGTTAAAAAGATTAGTAAAATCGATGCTGACAGTGGTTGGTTTCATAAAGGAGAGCATAAACAGGTCTTTGCCTATGCCACACAAGTGGCATGTGATAAAAACGGGTGTGTTGGATATACAATACATCCAGGCAATCAACATGACAGTCGTACTTTTATCTCTATTTACAATAAATTAAAAAGTCATTTTACTTTGGATAAATTAGTGATGGATGCAGGTTACAAAACACCAGGTATTGTCCATTTATTATTTCAAGATAACTTAACACCTGTCTTTCCATATAAAAGACCAATGACTAAGAAAGGTTTTTTCAAAAAATATGATTATGTTTATGACGAATACTATAATCAATATATTTGCCCCAATATGAAAACATTAGCTTATACTACAACTAATCGAGATGGTTATCGAGAGTATAAAAGTAACTCTTATGATTGTATGACGTGTTCTTTAATAAATAAATGTACGCAATCAAAGGATAAGAGAAAACAAGTCCAACGTCATTTATGGGAAGATGATATGGTCCGGTGTGAGAACATACGTCACTCCCTTGGAATGACATCTATCTATAATAATCGTAAACAGACGATTGAGAGATTATTTGGAACCGCCAAAGAATTTCATGGATTACGTTATACCAACTTAATAGGCAAAGAAAAAATGCACATGAAAATTGGGCTTACTTTTGCATGTCTTAGTATAAAAAAATTAGCAAAAATGCTTAAATCAAGAGACCTAGAGGGCTCTATTTTTTTGTCTATTTTTAATTATTTACCTAAATTAATCATAGAATATAAAAAAGACAAACCAATTACTCTGAATGAGTAG
- a CDS encoding LPXTG cell wall anchor domain-containing protein codes for MKKVKLTTVTLAMLAGAVVAPMVSHAEDNQDGVQNSTEEVKQDDLTSKKQDAKYAINAFVLDKKLSLTDYYTYEKEIDAATSSEDIQAVVNKVTALVNKGTNSSNEGTNSSNEGTNSSNEGTNSSNEGTNSSNEDLEQAKKDAKQDVANLFYAGQMSEDDYFPYAKRIDAAQTSEAAHAIAEEAKNTVAANLAALKETTKANIAQLYHSGLMSVDKYYEFADQVDAANTATDIKAVEDAANVFANSDLNKAQVTAKQELADLVRAGKLTEDNYYVFSPKVDAATTVADVDAIVAEVKAFVNLNEEKEAAKHTVNEFVHTGSLTLEDYYAFEAQIDAATSSEEIQSVISSVNQASELGQAKKDAKQEVANLVYAGQLKEEDYYPFAEEIDAATTADEAKAVVAKAQALAELNDTKLEAKYTINDLVHAGKLTLEDYYAFEEKIDASKSLEEVQSVVDAANNLVALNDAKYTINDLVHAGKLTLEDYYAFEEKIDASKSLEEVQSVVDAANNLVALNDAKLEAKYTINDLVHAGKLTLEDYYAFEEKIDASNNLEEVQSVVDAANNLVALNDAKLEAKYTINDLVHAGKLTLEDYYAFEEKIDASKSLEEVQSVVDAANNLVALNDAKLEAKYTINDLVHAGKLTLDDYYYFANKIDAETELDNINNFVATAKDLSEARVAADDELLDFLSKGKITKDQYKDFTNQHLAVKTAPEVEEVMNKVRALVKSGEEDNNKPGEEDNNKPGEEDNNKPGEEDNNKPGEEDNNKPGKEDNNKPGKEDNNKPGKEDNTKPGKEDNTKPGKEDNKENTVKPVAASNKVVTTKTETVNANNDTKVLPQTGDSVEKGLVLGGLTAMLSSAMMFFRKK; via the coding sequence ATGAAAAAAGTTAAGTTAACAACAGTAACATTAGCAATGTTAGCTGGAGCAGTTGTTGCCCCAATGGTATCTCATGCGGAAGACAATCAAGATGGTGTCCAAAATTCTACGGAAGAAGTTAAACAAGATGACTTGACATCAAAAAAACAAGATGCTAAATATGCTATTAATGCATTCGTACTTGATAAAAAATTATCATTAACAGATTATTATACATATGAAAAAGAAATTGATGCAGCAACTTCTTCAGAAGACATTCAAGCAGTAGTAAATAAAGTAACTGCTTTAGTAAATAAAGGAACTAATTCATCAAATGAAGGAACTAATTCATCAAATGAAGGAACTAATTCATCAAATGAAGGAACTAATTCATCAAATGAAGGAACTAATTCATCAAATGAAGATTTAGAACAAGCTAAAAAAGATGCAAAACAAGATGTTGCTAATTTATTTTATGCAGGACAAATGTCAGAAGACGATTACTTTCCATATGCTAAACGCATTGATGCAGCACAAACCTCAGAAGCAGCACATGCAATAGCTGAGGAAGCCAAAAATACTGTAGCAGCAAATTTAGCAGCTTTGAAAGAAACAACTAAAGCTAATATTGCTCAATTATATCATTCAGGCTTGATGTCAGTAGATAAATATTACGAATTTGCTGATCAAGTTGATGCTGCAAATACAGCTACAGATATTAAAGCAGTTGAAGATGCAGCGAATGTTTTTGCAAATTCTGATTTAAACAAAGCACAAGTAACAGCAAAACAAGAGCTTGCAGACTTAGTACGTGCTGGAAAATTAACAGAAGATAACTACTATGTATTTTCACCAAAAGTTGATGCAGCGACAACAGTAGCAGATGTTGATGCTATCGTAGCAGAAGTAAAAGCATTTGTTAATTTGAATGAAGAAAAAGAAGCAGCAAAACATACAGTGAACGAATTCGTTCATACAGGTAGTTTAACATTGGAAGATTATTATGCATTTGAAGCACAAATTGATGCAGCAACTTCTTCGGAAGAAATCCAATCAGTTATATCATCTGTAAACCAAGCATCAGAGTTAGGTCAAGCTAAAAAAGATGCAAAACAAGAAGTAGCTAATTTGGTGTATGCTGGTCAATTAAAAGAAGAAGATTACTATCCATTTGCAGAAGAAATTGATGCAGCGACAACAGCTGATGAAGCAAAAGCAGTAGTAGCAAAAGCACAAGCATTAGCAGAATTAAATGATACAAAATTAGAAGCAAAATATACAATCAATGATTTAGTACATGCAGGCAAACTAACATTAGAAGACTATTATGCATTTGAAGAAAAAATCGATGCTTCAAAAAGTTTAGAAGAAGTACAATCTGTGGTAGATGCAGCTAACAATTTAGTTGCTTTAAATGATGCAAAATATACAATCAATGATTTAGTACATGCAGGCAAACTAACATTAGAAGACTACTATGCATTTGAAGAAAAAATCGATGCTTCAAAAAGTTTAGAAGAAGTACAATCTGTGGTAGATGCAGCTAACAATTTAGTTGCTTTAAATGATGCAAAATTAGAAGCAAAATATACAATCAATGATTTAGTACATGCAGGCAAACTAACATTAGAAGACTACTATGCATTTGAAGAAAAAATCGATGCTTCAAATAATTTAGAAGAAGTACAATCTGTGGTAGATGCAGCTAACAATTTAGTTGCTTTAAATGATGCAAAATTAGAAGCAAAATATACAATCAATGATTTAGTACATGCAGGCAAACTAACATTAGAAGACTACTATGCATTTGAAGAAAAAATCGATGCTTCAAAAAGTTTAGAAGAAGTACAATCTGTGGTAGATGCAGCTAACAATTTAGTTGCTTTAAATGATGCTAAATTAGAAGCAAAATATACAATCAATGATTTAGTACATGCAGGCAAACTAACATTAGATGATTATTATTATTTTGCAAATAAAATTGATGCAGAAACAGAATTAGATAATATTAATAATTTTGTAGCTACAGCAAAAGATTTATCAGAAGCAAGAGTAGCAGCAGATGATGAGTTATTAGATTTTTTATCAAAAGGCAAAATTACAAAAGATCAATATAAAGATTTTACTAATCAACATTTAGCAGTTAAAACTGCTCCTGAAGTAGAAGAAGTTATGAATAAAGTTCGTGCTTTAGTGAAGTCAGGTGAAGAAGACAACAACAAACCAGGTGAAGAAGACAACAACAAACCAGGTGAAGAAGACAACAACAAACCAGGTGAAGAAGACAACAACAAACCAGGTGAAGAAGACAACAACAAACCAGGTAAAGAAGACAACAACAAACCAGGTAAAGAAGACAACAACAAACCAGGTAAAGAAGACAACACCAAACCAGGTAAAGAAGACAACACCAAACCAGGTAAAGAAGACAACAAAGAAAATACAGTAAAACCAGTAGCGGCTTCTAATAAGGTAGTAACAACCAAAACAGAGACTGTTAACGCTAATAATGACACAAAAGTTTTACCTCAAACTGGTGATTCTGTAGAAAAAGGTCTAGTTTTAGGTGGCTTAACAGCAATGTTATCATCAGCAATGATGTTCTTTAGAAAAAAATAA
- the menA gene encoding 1,4-dihydroxy-2-naphthoate polyprenyltransferase, protein MQVFFELVEIRTKLASVFPYFIGLLFSLYYFGQVNWFNMCLFFIGMFVFDMATTAINNLMDYLKAKDDSYQQSTNIIGKAGLEVLKVRNMIIAMITFSSIIGLWLVFRTSLLLLPMGGLCFLIGIFYTFGPVPLSRMPLGELFSGVTMGFGIFFITLYLNIYDTGFLSLNFLNGQFLLSGDIKELIVSVWASVPMMFTIANIMLANNLCDLDQDILNHRYTLPFYIGRKQGVYLFDLLMYSCYIVIILGILVGIYHWSMLVVLLTFPIVKKNVSLFNQKQEKATTFSVAIKNLVLFNGSQIIGLLLGLLLRK, encoded by the coding sequence ATGCAAGTATTTTTTGAGTTGGTAGAAATTCGGACGAAATTGGCAAGTGTTTTTCCTTATTTTATTGGGTTGTTATTTTCTTTATATTATTTTGGTCAAGTGAATTGGTTTAATATGTGTTTGTTTTTTATCGGAATGTTTGTATTTGATATGGCAACCACTGCCATCAATAATTTAATGGATTATTTAAAAGCAAAAGATGATAGTTATCAACAATCAACTAATATTATTGGAAAAGCTGGGTTGGAAGTATTGAAAGTTCGAAATATGATTATTGCGATGATTACTTTTTCAAGCATCATTGGGTTGTGGCTTGTATTTCGGACTAGTTTGTTACTATTGCCTATGGGAGGTTTATGTTTTTTAATCGGTATTTTTTATACATTTGGACCAGTACCGCTATCAAGAATGCCATTGGGAGAGTTATTTAGTGGTGTCACAATGGGGTTTGGGATATTTTTTATCACATTGTATTTAAACATCTATGATACAGGATTTTTATCACTCAATTTTTTAAATGGACAATTTTTATTATCAGGTGATATCAAAGAGTTAATCGTTAGTGTCTGGGCTTCGGTCCCTATGATGTTTACTATAGCCAATATTATGCTAGCCAATAATTTATGTGATTTAGATCAAGATATTTTAAATCATCGCTACACATTGCCCTTTTATATAGGTAGAAAACAAGGTGTGTATCTGTTTGATTTGCTGATGTATAGTTGTTATATTGTGATTATACTAGGTATTTTAGTTGGAATTTACCATTGGAGCATGCTAGTTGTGTTATTAACCTTTCCTATAGTTAAAAAGAATGTGTCATTATTCAACCAAAAACAAGAAAAAGCAACCACTTTTTCTGTGGCAATAAAAAATTTAGTGCTGTTTAATGGATCGCAGATTATTGGTTTACTGTTGGGGTTATTATTAAGAAAATAG